TTGCAAAAATTACAAACTATCCGCGATCGCTACGACCAAGACTTACTGGTGGATGATCGCAGTTCTGTATTTAATATGGAACTCATGCAAGCGATCGAATTAAAAAGCTTGCTCACGGTAGGTGAGATCATTATGTCTAGTGCATTATCACGTCAAGAAAGTCGTGGCGCACATTCCCGTGAAGACTACCCTCAACGTGATGATGCAAATTATCTCAAACATACCCTCGGCTATCTGGAAAGTGGTAATGTAAAGACTAGCGATCGTGCAGTTGATATGAGTTTACAATTGCTTGATCGCGATCGTTTTACTCCCCAAGAACGAAAATATTAACGTTGACAACATATTTAGTGATAGCTGCTTCGCAGCTCTTACGAAATATGTTCTCTTTAAATTTATTAACCTGAAACTGTACTAAATGTACAAGCAAAAGTAACTGTGGCGAAAGAAGAATTTATAAAACTGCTTCATCAAGGCGTGGATATCTGGAACGAGTGGAGAGAATCCGCCCCTGATATGCGTGGTGTTGATCTGAGTGAAATTCAGCTAGAGGGACTCAACCTGACAGGGATCGACCTGAGTATGGTTAACTTGCGTGGGGCAAAGTTGCATAACGTAAATCTATCATCGGCTAACTTGCGCGGGGCAGACTTAAGTATGGCTAATCTTAGGGGGATCGAACTCAAACAAGCAAATCTGAGCGCTTCCCATATGAGTATGGTTTGTTTGAGTGAAGCTAATCTTAGTCAAGCCAATTTAAGTGGTGCAGATCTTCGCGGCTCCAATCTGCGTTTGGCTAAACTTGATCTCGCCGATCTATCAACCACTAAGCTCAATATGTCTAGCTTGAATGGAGCTAGCATGGTTGGCGCAATTCTCATTGGATCAAATTTAAGCCGAGCTGAGATAAGGGAAGCTAATCTTGCAGGCACTGATTTTAGTCGTGCTAATTTGAGCGAAGCCGATCTCTCCCATAGCAATCTCAATGTTTCGACATTGGTTGGTACAGATCTGATTGGTGCAACTCTAGTAGATATTGACTTAAGTGAGTCAAATCTATCTAGGGCAAATTTAATTGGGGCAAACCTTTATCGGGCTAATCTCTGTGGCTGCGATCTCATAGGAGCGGATCTACGCGGGACAAATTGTAGTGAAGCCTATTTTATTGGAGCCGATTTAAGTCGTGCCGATCTCAATCGGGCTGAGTTTACTAGTGCCAATCTTAGTAAAGCGAACTTTAGTGGCGCAAGTACTGAAACTACTGACTTTCAAGATGCGATTTTGCCAGATGTTTGGTAAAAGATGTTTGGTAAAAAAGACGGCGCTACGCGCCGTCTTTTTTGATTTTTTTATAAATATGCAGCGGGATCAATAGGCTCACCATTAGCTCGTAACTCAAAGTGCAAATGTGGCCCCGTTGAAAAGCCTGTCGAACCAACAGCAGCGATCGGTTGTCCTTTTGCAACGACATCTCCATCCTTGACATATAACTCACTACAATGGGCGTAAAGTGTAGTCATACCATTGCCATGATCAATAATCACAGCATTACCATAGCCTCCATACCAGTCAGCATAAATCACTCGCCCCTGCTCACTAGCATAGATAAGACTGCCGTAATCCGCACCAAAGTCAATGCCTGCGTGAAAGCGCTCAGTACCCAGAATGGGATGTATACGCCAGCCAAAGTTACTCGTAACTGGCCCAATCGTGGGATACATTAGCTGTCCAGTTCCAGGAGGGAGTATTAGTCCATCGTAAGGCTGAACTTTTGCCAAAATAATTTGTGATAAACGGCGTGAATCTTCCGCAAGACGATCTTCAGCTTGAGATAAGGCTTGATTATCGCTCTTAAGTCGTTCGATTGTATTTTGTTGCGCGACCACCTCGGCTTCAATATTGGCTTTTTGGTATTTCAGCTTTTGAGTTAATAGTTCCACCTCATTTCTTTGAGCAGTGATTTGATTACGCTGCTTTTCAACCTGATTAGATCTTTGGGTCAAATCTGCAAGTAGCTTCCGATCTCTGTCATAAATACGTTCAATTTGACGACGGCGATCGGCAAATTGATTGAGATCTTGACTGCTGAGCAGAGTTACCCACCAACGCTGTAGTTGTTGCCTCTGCAAATAGCGCAATCGCGCCGTAGTTGTACCCCGTCTTTTATTGAGGTCATATTCTAGTTCTTGTAGTTTAGTGCTGAGTTTTTGGAGTTGCTCTCTTGCCTGACGAATTTTTTTCTCATTGTCTTTAATTTGAGTATCAGTTACCCGCACATTCCTTCTTAGAGCATCAAGTCGAGATTGGGCAGGTTTAGTGAGTGCGTTAATTTGTTCCTGTTGCTTCTGGATGATTTGACGCTGTTGATCGACAAAGTTTTGATAGTTTTTTAACTCCTCTACGGACTGGGCTTGTGCAGGTGCAATCCTTCCTAAAATTAAGCAATAGATGATTGCGATCGCCACAAACACCATGCCCAAGTAGATCCACCAAGGCTTGCTAGTCATTTCTTGCCAATAATGGCGATCGCGCATTCAGTCCACCAGAAATTCACAAACTAGGGCAAGATTTTAACCGTATTTTGCCACTAATAAAACCCTAATTTCGATCAAAAACACTTTACATCCTCTGTAAAAACCAAAAACAGAGAGGCAACACTTTGCGCTGCCTCTCTGTTTTTGGTTAAAGCTTTAACTTTTAATAATATTTCTGTATCTTTTAATACTAAAATTTGCATATATAATAGTTTCATAACATACTTTGTTTGTTACTCGTAAAACGTGCAGTATAAAAAATTGCTTTAAAAGTTGATTGATAAAGTTACTCGAAAAATTTCAGAAAGAAAGCTATGAAAACCACCACACGTCAACGCACAGTCCAAACAACTAAAAATATTCGTCACAACTCTGCTCCTCAGTGCCTTACCCCTATGCCTTCTACTTGGGTAACTTTGTTAGAGCCGCCGACTCCTAATTGTTACGATGAAGCCTTGTTGATGTGTCAATATCCTGACGGACATTGGGCGGCCTGGATTCCTGATTTTGGGGAAATTAAATTACATTCAGGTCAATTTTGTCGGATGTCATAATAAAAAAAAGCGGTGCAAAGCACCGCTTTTTTTATTTTAAATGGGCTGTTACATCGGGAATAAATTTCTGTAAATGCATTGGAGGGCGAACATAGACCATTTTGTTTTGTAAAGGAGGCAAGTCAAAAGGCTTGGGCAGAACGTCCTCATAGGGGATTTTGGCTAATAAATGATTAACACAGTTGAGACGCGCCCTCCGCTTATCATCGCCATCAATCACATACCAAGGAGATAGCTCAGTATCGGTGGCATTAAACATGTCATCCTTCGCTTTAGAATATTCCACCCATCTAGTCCTTGCCTCTAAATCCATGGGACTAAACTTCCAACGCTTGCGGGGATCTTTAATCCGATCTTGAAAGCGGTTTTCCTGTTCAGTATCATTGACTGAAAACCAATATTTAATCAAAATAATTCCCGATCGCTGAAGCATATTTTCAAACTCAGGACAGGAACGCAAAAACTCCACATACTCCTCATGGGTACAATAGCCCATCACATGTTCGACACCTGCACGGTTGTACCAACTGCGATCAAATAGCACAATCTCACCCGCCGCAGGTAATTCGGCTGCGTAGCGCTGAAAATACCACTGAGTACGCTCTTGATCTGAAGGTTTACCCAGCGCAACAATTCGACAAATACGCGGATTTAGAGATTGAGTAATACTTTTGATAGCACCACCCTTACCAGCAGCATCTCTTCCTTCAAACACAACAACTACTTTCAGCCCTTGATGTTTGACCCATTCTTGCAGTTTAACAAGTTCAACTTGTATGTGCTTTAGTTCCTTTTCATAACTTTTCTTCGACAGTCTGGGCAAGTCAGTTGATTTAGCATTCAATCCATCATCAGTCATATCTTCGGAGCGATCGCCTAAATCTGAATCAACTAAAGTCTCTTCGATTTTAATTTTCGATTTTTTGGACTTACCGCCTTTATCTTTTTTAGATTTAGACATAGCTTGATCTCCTGACTAAAGAATATAAACGTTAAAGGCTTTTATGCTCTTTCTAGGGTGCATTTTCACACACCCTAGAAAGGAAAAAATTATCGCCCAATACCAATATAATGATATCCCAACGCTTTTAGCTCCTTGCCATCAAGGAAGTTACGAGCATCGATAATGACGGGGTGCGCCATCAGTGTCAACATTTTGGCATAGTCGATCGCCAAGAATTCTTGCCAATCTGTTACCAAAACCACCGCATCACAGCCATCGGCTAGACGCTCTAGATCGGTTTCGACAATCACATTAGAAAAACCTTGACGCAATCCCGATTGAGAAACTAGGGGATCGTAGGCTTTAACTCTGGCTCCCAAACGGCTGAGCTGATCAATTAAAGTTAAAGCAGGTGCATCACGCATATCATCAGTATCAGGCTTAAAGGTCATGCCCAATAAACCAATGGTTTTACCCTTGAGAATTTTCAGGGCTTGCTGCAACTTCTCCACGACTAAAGTCCGCTGCAATTCATTCACCCGTACACAAGCTTTTAAAATCTCTGTGGAGTATCCATAGTCCTCGGCAGTATAAATTAGAGCCGAAACATCTTTGCCAAAGCAGGAGCCGCCCCAGCCAATCCCTGCTTGTAAGAATTTAGAGCCAATGCGCGAATCTAATCCAATTCCCTTAGCAACTTCCTTTACATCTGCACCGACGCGATCGCAGATATTTGCAACTTCATTCACAAAACTGATCTTAGTGGCGAGAAATGCATTCGCAGCATATTTAATCATCTCCGCAGAGTTCAGATCAGTAACAACCACAGGCACTGGCGGCAAAGTTTTGTCTTCGGCAAAAGAACGATCAATAATTGGTTGATAAAGCTCTTGCATCAACTTCAGAGCGCGATCGCTACCACTACCAACTACAATGCGATCGGGATTGAAGGTATCAAAAACTGCGACACCCTCACGCAGAAATTCAGGGTTACTCACCACATCAAACTGAATCTGATCGATATTGCTCTTGCCCGACATTCCATCCATTACGATCATGCGTACCCAGTCACCAGAACCAATCGGCACTGTGGACTTATTCACGATTACACGATATCCTTCCGTGAGACTTTCGCCAATGCTGCGGGCAACGGCTTCTACATAGCGCATATCACTACGTCCATCAGCCAGAGATGGCGTACCCACGGCAATAAATAAAATCTCACCATGCTGTACACCTGCCGCAATATCCGTTGTAAATTCGATTTTCCCTTGACGAATTGACTCAGCGATCACTTCAGGCAATCCCGGCTCATGGATTGGCGATTGCCCTGATTTCATCAGTTTGACTTTTTCTTCGTTATTATCGACACAAATCACGTCATGACCAATATAGGCAAGACAAGCACCAGTGACTAAACCCACATAACCAGTTCCAATTACACAAACACGCATGTTCTATTACCTATAACTTTTGACTGTTCAGAAGCAAAACTCAGTTTGATTAGCAGAGCCTATAAAATTGAGTTGGGATTTTATAATTGATTGGTATTGAGATAATCGCGGAAATAAGCGATCGTCTTCAAAAGTCCCTCTTTTAAGGGAACTTTTGGCTCCCAATCTAAATGAACCTTTGCTTGCGAGATGTCAGGCTGACGACGTTGGGGATCATCTTGAGGTAAAGGCTTAAAAATCAATTCTGTCGTGGGATCAATCATGTGCTGAATAGTTTGAGCCAATTGTAAAATTGTATATTCCCCAGGATTGCCCAAATTAACAGGTCCAATATAACTTCCATTCATCAGACGCATCAATCCTTCAACAAGATCTGAGACATAGCAGAAGCTACGGGTTTGAGCGCCATCTCCATAGACGGTCAGAGGAATTCCTTTAAGGGCTTGAACCACAAAATTACTAACTACACGCCCGTCATTTTCTAGCATTCGCTCCCCGTGGGTGTTGAAAATTCGCGCAACGCGCACCTCAACATTGAACTGACGGTGGTAGTCAAAAGTTATGGTCTCGGAAATGCGTTTCCCTTCATCGTAGCAGCTACGAATACCTGTACAGTTGACATTTCCCCAATAGCTTTCGACCTGTGGATGAATTAGAGGATCACCATATACTTCTGAAGTTGATGCTAGCAAAATCCGTGCTTTAGATTTCTTTGCTAATTCCAACATATTTAGAGTTCCTAAAAAGTTGGTTTTAGCGGTTTTAATGGGATCGGATTGATAATGCACAGGTGAAGCTGGGCAAGCAAGGTGATAGATTTGATCAATATTATCAATCTCGATCGAATTAACAACATCATGCTCAATGAATTGAAAATTCGGGTTTTCGCTCCATTGAGCATTATTTGATTTTCGCCCTGTATATAGATTGTCAATGCAAATAACTTCATGCCCAGAATTCATCAGTCGATCAACTAAGTGTGATCCTATAAAACCTGCACCACCAGTAACTACAATTTTCATGTTTATCTTCTAAAGAGGTTATCAATTAATGTGAAAGGAGCAACAATGTTTCCGAGAAATCTAGTAGCTGAGTTGAGAATGCCTGCTCCAAAGGAGGGGCGAACCACAATTACATCGCGATCGCGTAATCCTGGATTCGACTCTTCACTTAATGGAAGATTCAAATCAGCAACTAGATTGCGGCGCATAATCGAACCATCGGGATTGACCCGATAAAGCTCAACGGCTCGCCAATCAGCATCATTCGTCAGACCCCCTGCAAAGGAAATAGCTTCGGTAAACGAACTATTGGGTCTCAGTTGTAACGGTCCTGGTCGAACCGCTTCTCCAACTACTTGTACAGTAATTACTGTAGGCGAAAAAGTTGCCTTAGCAATTTGTTGATAATCAGCAGGATTTGTTTTCTCTAGTCGAGGTACAGTAATTAGATCACCGTCAGTTAAAGTAATATCTTGACTGAGATCGGCTTTGGTAATCAAATCCAGCAAGTTTGCTTTAACAATTGTGCGTTGCCCCTTATCATTCAAACGGGAAATCTGGACATTACGAATATCGGCAACTTCAGTTACCCCATTTGCCGCTTGTAAGGCGCGACTGAGGGTAACTGGACCTCCGCCTGATGCAGTGCCAGCCGATGTAGTTTCCCCTGTAAGCCCAGTGGGAACAACGCCATTTCTAGAGTAAACAAGAGTTTGTGGGCCAACTCGATTAACTTCACCGACGATCGCGACTTGAATCGTAAACGTATCAGGGGAAAAAGTAGAGTTGCTAACAGTTCGAGTTTGGGATGCACTTGCTTCAGAAAATGGCGGTACAAGAATTGAATCACCGTCAAGAATACGAATATCTTGGCTAATATCACCTTTCTCTAGTAGGTCTTGGAGATTGACTTTAATGATGCGGCGACCTAGAGTCCCATCACGACGTGAAATTTGAATGTTACTAATATCTGCTCTTGAGGTAATTCCTGAAGCAGATTCCAATGCTCTAGTTAACGTAGCGGCATTACTTCCTAAACCCGCAGTTCCTACATAGGTTAAGAAACGGGGTCCGGGACGGTTTACTTCGCCCACGATCGCAATATTTAGGGGACGGGGAGAAATCAAGGATATATTGACAATATTACGCACTAGAAAAGGGTTTAGTTTCTCGCGTAGTAAAGCGTTGGCTTCATCTAGTCCTAATCCTTCTAGCTTGACTGCCCCAATTAAGGAGACATTAATCGTTCCATCAGGAGCGATCGTTTGAGTTCCAGATAGCTCTGGCACATTAAAAACTTCAATTCTGATATTGTCTCCTGCGCCTAGAGTGTAGCGAAATGTGTCTTGAGATTCACTAACACTTAAAGTCTGTTTACCACCATTAAGATTAACTAATGGTTTGAGATTAGAATTTGACGACTCTGATGCAGATGGCTTTTCAATTGTAGTATTCTGCGCCCAAGCGGGTAAAGGAGTATAAGCAATCAATGTCAATAGAATTAATTTGCCAAGTTGAGATATATGCATAAAAGTACTCCTTAATCCAACCATCTCATCATTAGAAACTGAACATCTGTCATAATAAATGTAGTTTTAATATAATAATAGAGTCAGTTTTTACAAGATTTGGCAGTCATTGTATCAGTACATTCAATAGTTTATCTCAGTAATTTCCCCGAAATACAATGCGATCGCCTCAGGTTATTTTTGTAGATGCAGTTGGTACTCTGTTTGGAGTGAAAGGTAGCGTTGGTGAACAATATGCCAAAATTGCCACAGATTTTAATGTTAGCCTCGATCCTCAGTTAATTAACCGTGCTTTTTACCAAGCTTTTCAAGCCGCACCCAAGATCGCTTTTCCAGATTTGCCCCAGTCTGACATCCCCCTCGCTGAATATCAATGGTGGCGATCGCTTGCTGAGCAGACCTTTAGCCAAACAGGTGATTTAACAAAATTTTTAGATTTCGAGACATTCTTTAAAAGCCTATATGCCTACTTTGCTACGGCTGAGCCTTGGTTTATTTACGAAGATACTTGGCTAGCCTTGGATACATGGAAAAAGCAGGACATTACTTTGGGTGTCTTATCAAATTTTGATAGTCGGATCTACTCAGTCATGAAAGCGTTGAGGCTAGAAGATTACTTCACTTCGATCACCATATCTACTGAGATTGGGGCTGCTAAACCCGATTCCTTAATATTTGAAGCGGCGCTAGCTAAACATCAAATTGAGCGATCGCCTAATTTGGCATGGCATATTGGCGATAGTTTTGGTGAAGATTATCTGGGGGCGACTAATGCGGGAATTACAGCATTCTGGCTAGATCGCGATCGCCAACCTACGACTAATCCAGCGAAACAAGCTGCACGTACCATTGATAAGTTGACTTCTCTCATAACAGATCTCGCTACAGATAGCGCTTTGCGCTCCCTGTCGTAAACTAAAACCTATGTTTACAGGACTCATTCAAACTATCGGACTTATTGAGCAACGCGATCATGCGCGTCTGGTCATTCATTGTCCTGACATCGTTGCCAAAATTGCGATCGGCGATAGTGTTGCTGTCAATGGTGTATGTCTGACTGCAACGCATGTCTCTGAGACCAACTTTGTGGCTGATGTCTCACCTGAAACTTTAGGAAGAACTAATTTAGGCGATCGCAAATTAAAGTATGTCAATTTAGAAATGGCTCTAGCAGTGGGCGATCGCATTGGTGGACATTTTGTGTCTGGGCATATCGATGGGGTGGGGAAATTAAGCGATCGCGCCTTAGTTGGAAATTCATGGGAGTTAAGCTTTGAAGCTATTCCTGAAGTGGCGCGTTACGTTGTCTTTAAAGGCAGTATTACGATTAATGGGATTAGCCTGACGATTTCCTACTGCAATGATTCAGGCTCAAATTTTCGGGTAGCTGTCATCCCCCATACTTATGACAACACCACTTTGAAATATCTGGATATAGGTAGTTCAGTGCATTTAGAGGGTGATTTGCTGGGTAAATATGTGGAGAAATTTCTTAAGTCAAGTCATATGACTCCACACAATCTCGCTGCTCCTGCCATAACTCCAGCATTTCTCTTGGAAAATGGTTGGTAATTCTCATTATAAAAATCGGTTTTTTGAAAGCCCGCCGTTGGCGGGCTTTCAAAAAACCGATTTTGGTGTTTCCAGCGCCTTCGGCGCTGGAAACACCAAAATCGGTTTCATAATGAGAATTGCTGAAAAAAATGGTTCTTTATTTCATTTGCGTTCCTTAAATGAAATAATGCTTTCTGTAAACTTCTTTACAATTGCTTAATACTCCTAGGAATATTTTTACAGAGATCATGGAACGTACTTTTTTGGCAGTCAAGCCCGATGGCGTGCAACGTCACCTAATCGGAGAAATTATCCGTCGTTATGAGACTAAAGGCTTTAAGCTCGTCGGACTGAAATTGTTGCAACCAACCCGCGAACTAGCCGAAAGCCACTATGCAGTTCATAAGGAAAGACCATTCTTTGCTGGTCTAGTTGACTTTATTACCTCAGGGCCAGTAGTCGCCATGGTATGGGAAGGCGACGGTGTAGTTGCTTCAGCACGCAAGATTATCGGTGCAACTAATCCTCTTACTGCGGAACCAGGTACTATTCGTGGAGACTTTGGCGTAAATATTGGACGTAACATTATTCATGGTTCCGATGCGATCGAAACTGCTCAAACCGAGATTAATCTTTGGTTTAAGCCTGAAGAATTAGTCGAGTGGCAACCAAACTTAACCGCTTGGGTTTACGAATAAATCAAAACCAAATAAAAAGGGAGGTGTAACGCACCTCCCTTTTTATTTGGATCGGTAATCACGACTCTACCGAAAGAATTATTGACAAATCTTAACAATTTGATAAAGTAGTTTACATAAGCAGTAAATGCTTATCAAAAATAAAGCTAAAACAAAAATTACAAAAATGACCACAGCAGTACAAAGACGCGAAAGCGCTTCCATCTGGGATCAGTTTTGCAATTGGATTACCAGCACCGACAACCGCCTCTATGTAGGTTGGTTCGGCGTAATCATGATCCCTTGCTTACTCTCCGCCACCATTTGCTTCATCATCGCCTTCGTTGGCGCACCTCCAGTCGATATCGACGGAATCCGCGAACCAGTAGCAGGCAGCTTGCTATTCGGAAACAACATGATTTCTGGCGCAGTCGTACCCTCTTCAAACGCGATTGGCCTGCACTTTTACCCCATTTGGGAAGCAGATAGCCTTGATGAATGGCTATACAACGGTGGTCCTTACCAATTGGTAGTATTCCACTTCTTGCTCGGCATTTTCTGCTACATGGGACGTGAATGGGAATTGTCTTACCGCCTCGGTATGCGTCCTTGGATCGCAGTAGCATACTCTGCTCCCGTAGCAGCAGCAACCGCAGTATTCTTGATCTACCCAATCGGACAAGGATCATTCTCTGACGGTATGCCTTTGGGTATCTCTGGTACTTTCAACTTCATGATCGTATTCCAAGCAGAACACAACATCTTGATGCATCCTTTCCACATGTTGGGAGTAGCAGGTGTGTTCGGCGGTTCTTTGTTCAGTGCCATGCACGGTTCACTCGTAACCTCCAGCTTGATTCGTGAAACAACTGAAAACGAAAGCCAAAACGCTGGTTACAAATTCGGACAAGAAGAAGAAACCTACAACATCGTTGCAGCCCACGGCTACTTCGGTCGCTTGATTTTCCAATACGCTTCCTTCAACAATAGCCGTTCCTTGCACTTCTTCTTGGCTCTATGGCCAGTAGTTGGCATCTGGTTCACAGCATTGGGCGTAAGCACAATGGCTTTCAACTTGAACGGATTCAACTTCAACCAATCGATTTCTGACAGCCAAGGACGAGTAGTACCTAGCTGGGCAGACGTAATCAACCGCGCTAACTTGGGCATGGAAGTAATGCACGAGCGCAATGCTCACAACTTCCCTCTCGATTTGGCAGCAGTTGATGTAGCACCAGTAGCAATGGCTGCTCCTGCTATCAACGGTTAATCGACTAGTCTAGTCATCTCGAAACAAAAAAGCCTCTCCGCAAGGAGGGGCTTTTTTGTTTTGGTTTGTGTAGGAGGCGATCGCCTTGCTCGTTGGTTATGTACTGTAATGTTTCAGGCATAATTTAGCTCCTGTTTTCCTATGTTTATCTCTCATTCAATGGGGGGCAAGCTATTCACAATTTTAACTGACTCAACGCTTACTCGCACGATGCACTTAACGAGATCGAGGATGTAGCGCGGGTCGTCTGACCAGTGGTTAGGATTGTTGGTAATTCCGCTATCTTTGTCGCGGGTGAGTTGATAGCGTTCCATGATCCATTCTAGGGCGGGGTTGTCGTTAACGATGTATTCATAATAAGGTTTTGAAGTATATTTCTTGTTGATGTTTTAATGAGGAGAAATATTTAGGAATCTCAGGTAAATTTAATTGGTCTAACGGGATTTTGCTAACTAGGTTTTCTCTTTTAAATTTTGTGGTTTTTTTGTTTAGTTTAGTTTTTTGAGGAATTTCTTTAATTACGGCAAATTTTATTTCATAATCCATCAAAAAATCTGTGTAGCCCCAAAATATTTGACCAATTTTTTGCAAATATTTGTATAAGCAAAAAGCGCCTTTAAGCTGATTGATGATATCTTTGTTATCTGGATTACCTGATTTTAATTCTAAGAAAATTGCAATTTTTTTGTTTTTGATATTGGTTAAAATAATATAATCTGCTCGTTTACATTCACCTTGCAAGCCTTTGAAAAAATTGAGGAGTGCTGGAAATTCATCAGCTTTAAGAATAAATGTTTCTTTTGGTAGCCCTTTGATTTTAATGAAATACGAGTTGTTATCAATATTTTCAGTGAGTGTTACTTCATTGCTAGAGTTTGGTAATGGTATTAGAGAGATTTCTACATTGTTTGAAATTAATTCAGATAATATTTTATGATCTTTTTCCCACATCAGAGTTCTTCTCCGTAGACAATGGCTTCTTGGATGCGGTTCATTTTATCGATTTCAGTGTCAAAACTAGAAATTTCGATTCCTAGCTCTGGATCGATACTAGCAAGAACTAGAGTCTGGCAACGAGTACGCCTTGACTTTCCATTTAACTGAATTAAGTCTTCTTTTGCAATATAGGCTCTTATTTTAGATGGATTTAGTAATTCATTTAACTGGTAACCTTCTTGTACTGCAATTTCTTTGATGTGGGGCTTATCTGAGTTAAGCATAATCAATGTATTTAACTCTTTCACGATATAGTCGCTGTGAGTTGTTACAAATATTTTGATGCCGTAATTGACTAATTTAGCAATTAACCTTGCCACTCGTCTTTGATTTTCAGGATGTAGATTTAGTTCTGGTTCATCGATCATTAACAAATCGCCTTTTTTGGCAATATGTTTTAGATAAAAGCCAATATCTAAAAGCGATCGCACAGAGCTAGAACTTTCATCCATTGATAGTTTGAGTTTTTTATTGCTATTGGGAGTGTAGTAGATTTCGTCATTTTTACTGACTGTATATTGACCGCCAATAATATTTGAAAAATCATCTAAAATATCGCTATTTTCTTGACTAAGTTGACTTTTTCGTTTGAAGATTGATGCTAAAGTTCTGACAAATTCGACATTGGCTTTAATAGGAATGGCATAATCGCTATACCCTTCTTTAAATAACAACTCTATGCGATCTGTTTCTTTCTCGACTTGATGCAATTCTGATAGAAGTCGATTTCTAGCGAAATTAAGTTCTTTGTGAAAAATAGCTGCACCTGTTCGCTCGGCACTAGCAATAAAAGGGCGAGGAAGAAATTTGCCCAAAATAATACTCTTAATGGAATCACCAATAAATCTTTTGATGATTTCTTTTGGGATTTGTAAATCTTTTTTATCGGTTAATAATGTAACAACTACATCAAAGCTACCTTTATTTTTAGTAAGAGAAAAGAATCTTAGGTCAGAGTCAGCCGAACCAATCTGATCGCTATATTCAATATCTACTGAGTCAGCATCAATATCTAGTTCAATCTTAAATTGTGTATCCTTGAAGCGATCTTGATTTGCGGCGAAAGTCTCAAAAATATCTTTGGAATAAGCTGTGGATGCTTGAGCAAGGATAGATTTATGTTTAGCAATATATTCTAATAGGCTAATGTTCGCTACTCCAATATTGAGAAGTTGATTAACCACTTCTTCGCTAACCTCTATTTGTAAAGCATTTCTCCATATGGTTAAAAAGCCAAAT
This genomic stretch from Pseudanabaena galeata CCNP1313 harbors:
- the psbA gene encoding photosystem II q(b) protein, which gives rise to MTTAVQRRESASIWDQFCNWITSTDNRLYVGWFGVIMIPCLLSATICFIIAFVGAPPVDIDGIREPVAGSLLFGNNMISGAVVPSSNAIGLHFYPIWEADSLDEWLYNGGPYQLVVFHFLLGIFCYMGREWELSYRLGMRPWIAVAYSAPVAAATAVFLIYPIGQGSFSDGMPLGISGTFNFMIVFQAEHNILMHPFHMLGVAGVFGGSLFSAMHGSLVTSSLIRETTENESQNAGYKFGQEEETYNIVAAHGYFGRLIFQYASFNNSRSLHFFLALWPVVGIWFTALGVSTMAFNLNGFNFNQSISDSQGRVVPSWADVINRANLGMEVMHERNAHNFPLDLAAVDVAPVAMAAPAING
- a CDS encoding riboflavin synthase, with product MFTGLIQTIGLIEQRDHARLVIHCPDIVAKIAIGDSVAVNGVCLTATHVSETNFVADVSPETLGRTNLGDRKLKYVNLEMALAVGDRIGGHFVSGHIDGVGKLSDRALVGNSWELSFEAIPEVARYVVFKGSITINGISLTISYCNDSGSNFRVAVIPHTYDNTTLKYLDIGSSVHLEGDLLGKYVEKFLKSSHMTPHNLAAPAITPAFLLENGW
- a CDS encoding polysaccharide biosynthesis/export family protein — protein: MHISQLGKLILLTLIAYTPLPAWAQNTTIEKPSASESSNSNLKPLVNLNGGKQTLSVSESQDTFRYTLGAGDNIRIEVFNVPELSGTQTIAPDGTINVSLIGAVKLEGLGLDEANALLREKLNPFLVRNIVNISLISPRPLNIAIVGEVNRPGPRFLTYVGTAGLGSNAATLTRALESASGITSRADISNIQISRRDGTLGRRIIKVNLQDLLEKGDISQDIRILDGDSILVPPFSEASASQTRTVSNSTFSPDTFTIQVAIVGEVNRVGPQTLVYSRNGVVPTGLTGETTSAGTASGGGPVTLSRALQAANGVTEVADIRNVQISRLNDKGQRTIVKANLLDLITKADLSQDITLTDGDLITVPRLEKTNPADYQQIAKATFSPTVITVQVVGEAVRPGPLQLRPNSSFTEAISFAGGLTNDADWRAVELYRVNPDGSIMRRNLVADLNLPLSEESNPGLRDRDVIVVRPSFGAGILNSATRFLGNIVAPFTLIDNLFRR
- a CDS encoding AAA family ATPase, yielding MKITVQNLGVIEHAELELGDLTLICGSNNTGKTYVTYAIFGFLTIWRNALQIEVSEEVVNQLLNIGVANISLLEYIAKHKSILAQASTAYSKDIFETFAANQDRFKDTQFKIELDIDADSVDIEYSDQIGSADSDLRFFSLTKNKGSFDVVVTLLTDKKDLQIPKEIIKRFIGDSIKSIILGKFLPRPFIASAERTGAAIFHKELNFARNRLLSELHQVEKETDRIELLFKEGYSDYAIPIKANVEFVRTLASIFKRKSQLSQENSDILDDFSNIIGGQYTVSKNDEIYYTPNSNKKLKLSMDESSSSVRSLLDIGFYLKHIAKKGDLLMIDEPELNLHPENQRRVARLIAKLVNYGIKIFVTTHSDYIVKELNTLIMLNSDKPHIKEIAVQEGYQLNELLNPSKIRAYIAKEDLIQLNGKSRRTRCQTLVLASIDPELGIEISSFDTEIDKMNRIQEAIVYGEEL
- the ndk gene encoding nucleoside-diphosphate kinase; the protein is MERTFLAVKPDGVQRHLIGEIIRRYETKGFKLVGLKLLQPTRELAESHYAVHKERPFFAGLVDFITSGPVVAMVWEGDGVVASARKIIGATNPLTAEPGTIRGDFGVNIGRNIIHGSDAIETAQTEINLWFKPEELVEWQPNLTAWVYE
- a CDS encoding HAD-IA family hydrolase; translation: MRSPQVIFVDAVGTLFGVKGSVGEQYAKIATDFNVSLDPQLINRAFYQAFQAAPKIAFPDLPQSDIPLAEYQWWRSLAEQTFSQTGDLTKFLDFETFFKSLYAYFATAEPWFIYEDTWLALDTWKKQDITLGVLSNFDSRIYSVMKALRLEDYFTSITISTEIGAAKPDSLIFEAALAKHQIERSPNLAWHIGDSFGEDYLGATNAGITAFWLDRDRQPTTNPAKQAARTIDKLTSLITDLATDSALRSLS